A stretch of the Hippoglossus hippoglossus isolate fHipHip1 chromosome 1, fHipHip1.pri, whole genome shotgun sequence genome encodes the following:
- the LOC117767950 gene encoding sialoadhesin-like: protein MIEGASYSDTFDSDDRVSCAVKGHEDFRSPSMLVRSQNGWGVSYTSTEICAIRGSTMDITCTYTYPSMLDHHVTTVQKNFWFIKESNGIHVDLKTDPEYSGRVEYLCENNKCTLRISNLRESDSAVYKFRFTTNQPTGSFTGSAGITLNVTDPQLQVHVRRSTANPYSTWTELTCHSRCQLPDHLSYVWYNNNEPVGQKKYFHLQHFNAEDSYHCAIEGHERFPSPTVYYPSDAPKVPSVSVSPSGEIMEGSSVTLTCSSDANPAAKYTWYKRSGDKRVQPLSEETQFVLSSIRSSDSGEYYCTAENELGRSSANIVITVTCE from the exons ATGATTGAAGGAGCATCTTATTCAGATACTTTTGATTCTGATGACAGagtttcctgtgctgttaaAGGACACGAGGATTTCCGCTCTCCGTCAATGT tggtaaGGAGTCAGAATGGGTGGGgtgtgagttacacttctactgagatctgtgccATCAGAGGATCAACAATGGacattacctgtacctacacatacccatccaTGTTGGATCACCATGTTACTACAGTTCAGAAAAATTTCTGGTTCATTAaagagagtaatgggattcacgttgatctaaagactgatccggagtattcaggtcgtgtggagtatctctgtgaaaacaacaagtgcactctgagaatctctaacctgagagagagcgactcagctgtgtacaagttcaggttcacaacaaaccaacctactgggAGTTTTACTGGTTCAGCTGGAATCACTCTGAatgtcacag accctcagctccaggtacatgtgaggagaTCAACAGCCAATCCATATTCTACCTGGACAGAGCTGacctgtcacagcaggtgtcagctccCTGATCATCTTTCCTACGTTTGGTACAATAACAATGAACctgttggacaaaaaaaatactttcacctcCAACACTTTAATGCTGAAGACAGCTATCACTGTGCTATAGAAGGACATGAGCGTTTCCCTTCTCCTACAGTGT ACTATCCTTCAGATGCTCCAAAGgttccctctgtgtcagtgagtccctctggtgagatcatggagggcagctcagtgactctgacctgcagcagtgatgctaacccagcagctaaATACACCTGGTACAAGAGAAGTGGAGATAAAAGAGTTCAACCTCTCAGTGAAGAGACACAATTTGTCCTCAGCTCCATCCGGTCTTCAGACTCTGGAGAGTATTACTGCACAGCTGAGAATGAGCTGGGAAGGAGTTCAGCAAACATCGTTattactgtgacatgtgagtga
- the LOC117764662 gene encoding vascular cell adhesion protein 1-like produces MEGSSVTLTCSSDANPAAKYTWYKRSGDKRVQPLSEETQFVLSSIRSSDSGEYYCTAENELGRSSANIVITVTWKSVMIMNTIRYTLVVVLVPVLVWTLWTRMKKTLSLKSEVNEAVEMIESHNCPEYDDVAAAAQTEDTEEQEDLV; encoded by the exons atggagggcagctcggtgactctgacctgcagcagtgatgctaacccagcagctaaATACACCTGGTACAAGAGAAGTGGAGATAAAAGAGTTCAACCTCTCAGTGAAGAGACACAATTTGTCCTCAGCTCCATCCGGTCGTCAGACTCTGGAGAGTATTACTGCACAGCTGAGAATGAGCTGGGAAGGAGTTCAGCAAACATCGTTattactgtgacat GGAAGTCAGTGATGATCATGAATACCATCAGGTACACTCTGGTGGTCGTGCTGGTTCCAGTgctggtctggactctgtggacgag GATGAAGAAAACTCTGAGCTTGAAATCAGAAGTGAATGAAGCTGTGGAGATGATAGAG tcacacaactgTCCTGAGTATGACGAcgtcgctgctgcagcacagacagaagacacagaggagcaggaagacctGGTGTGA